A genome region from Penicillium psychrofluorescens genome assembly, chromosome: 3 includes the following:
- a CDS encoding uncharacterized protein (ID:PFLUO_004525-T1.cds;~source:funannotate): MADTSTVTTQTNPRGIPVAPFVDNVSDYVSSRGEVEPTLRSFQEMISKYQFMEANTQRRAQGLREKLPDIKKTLEMVRFLKLRKETSAPGPLDTNFELNDTLYARATISPTDTDEVYLWLGANVMLAYPLPEAESMLQEKLTAAEQSLANCDEDLEFLREQITTLEVATARVYNWDVVQRRKDKGDGKEEKPQAG, encoded by the exons atggccgacacAAG CACGGTAACAACACAAACCAACCCGCGGGGGATCCCCGTGGCCCCCTTCGTCGACAATGTGAGCGACTACGTCTCTTCGCGCGGAGAGGTCGAGCCGACGCTGCGCTCGTTCCAGGAGATGATCTCCAAGTACCAGTTCATGGAAGCGAACACGCAGCGGCGGGCCCAGGGGCTACGCGAGAAATTGCCGGATATCAAGAAGACGTTGGAGATGGTGCGGTTTTTGAAGCTGCGGAAGGAG ACGTCCGCGCCCGGCCCCCTCGACACAAACTTCGAACTCAACGACACGCTCTACGCCCGCGCGACCATCTCCCCCACCGACACAGACGAGGTCTACCTCTGGCTCGGCGCGAACGTCATGCTCGCATACCCGCTCCCCGAGGCGGAGAGCATGCTGCAGGAGAAATTGACCGCTGCGGAACAGAGCCTGGCGAATTGCGACGAGGATTTGGAGTTTTTGAGGGAACAGATTACC ACGCTTGAAGTTGCGACGGCGCGCGTGTATAACTGGGATGTGGTGCAGCGACGCAAGGATAAGGGGGATgggaaagaggagaagccgCAGGCCGGATAA
- a CDS encoding uncharacterized protein (ID:PFLUO_004526-T1.cds;~source:funannotate), whose translation MVYLVATDRILAALEAVPISQRTELDLPTSLTRHGPMAHEQLLRLAKHLQSEAADTTTNTLPGPTALSFLLRGTKVYVPPPPKKPEPTPEYLASKKRLLALQDEAAYQRLLHPTDTPTPEDPYTYTHPATSSTNDTAHLIEEDTLTPSLVVNIFLSVLITGFSVYWALSKFASADALATAFASWMEVQSEQRQQQSAELKLQRYGASEPVRVLVSIFAALAVAVAEAFLYAAYLGKIQRARERERGVKERKVFVGAVGVDTDTGSNDASRGGGGVDVSSSWKEDEVEIWGRGENGGVRRRVREKWQRDKEKETEKETEKEKEKEKGGL comes from the exons ATGGTCTACCTCGTCGCAACGGACCGAATCCTCGCTGCCCTAGAGGCCGTGCCGATCTCACAGCGCACGGAACTAGACCTGCCCACCTCCCTTACTCGCCATGGTCCCATGGCGCACGAGCAGCTCCTACGCCTGGCGAAACATCTCCAATCCGAAGCTGCGGACACGACTACAAACACCCTACCGGGCCCGACAGCGCTGAGCTTCCTCCTGCGCGGGACAAAGGTTTATGTTCCACCGCCGCCCAAGAAACCCGAACCA ACTCCCGAATACCTCGCCTCCAAAAAACGCCTCCTCGCCTTACAAGACGAAGCAGCCTACCAGCGCCTCCTGCACCCAACGGACACCCCAACCCCCGAAGACCCCTACACCTACACTCACCCCGCCACCAGTTCCACAAACGACACCGCACACCTCATAGAAGAAGACACCCTGACGCCCTCGCTGGTCGTCAATATCTTTCTGTCCGTGCTGATAACGGGGTTCAGCGTGTACTGGGCTCTGTCCAAGTTCGCGAGCGCGGATGCTCTCGCTACGGCGTTTGCGTCATGGATGGAGGTGCAGAGTGAACAGCGCCAACAACAATCCGCGGAACTAAAATTGCAGCGGTACGGTGCGTCGGAGCCAGTGCGCGTGCTGGTGTCGATATTCGCGGCGTTGGCGGTGGCTGTCGCGGAGGCGTTTTTGTATGCTGCTTATTTGGGGAAGATTCAGAGGGCtcgggagagggagaggggggtgaaggagaggaaggtgTTTGTTGGGGCTGTGGGTGTTGATACTGATACGGGCAGCAATGATGCCAgtcgcggcggcggtggtgttgatgtcaGTTCGAgctggaaggaggacgaggtggagaTTTGGGGACGAGGCGAGAATGGGGGTGTGAGGCGGAGGGTTAGGGAGAAGTGGCAGAGAGATaaggagaaagagacagaaaaagagacagaaaaggagaaagagaaagagaaggggGGTCTATGA
- a CDS encoding uncharacterized protein (ID:PFLUO_004527-T1.cds;~source:funannotate) yields MATANMPSIAVVASSRAVISGRLTSATIVISRATGKITAVFDSVIPASEFPSGTPYTDYSPHVLLPGLVDAHVHLNEPGRTEWEGFYTGTQAAAFGGVTTVIDMPLNAIPPTTTVAALKEKIQAAQHKCWVDVGFYGGIIPGNAGDLKALVQEGVRGFKGFLIDSGVEEFPAVTAADIQKAMAELADEPTTLMFHAEMVPPTTAGVSIVDHKSEPPAGPIGPLEAYTTFLASRPSSFETCAIEQILSLAYLAPELQLHIVHLSAMEAIPILREARARGVKVTAETCFHYLSLAAEEIRDGDTRHKCCPPIRSKLNQDGLWTELEKHAGDGVIQTVVSDHSPCTPDLKLLPSHVPGGEHLNGALTSIAAEENGNFFSAWGGISSVGLGLPILWSEVSRRKNLSSAPDDENTRNALQDIVKLCCANTAAQVGLQSHKGDLRVGFDADICVFDDAAEWVVEPSTMLFRNKCSPYQGRTLRGMVRETWLRGDRVYSHDEGFASKTPTGKLLLEKRV; encoded by the exons ATGGCGACTGCTAACATGCCCTCGATTGCCGTGGTGGCTTCTTCACGAGCCGTCATCTCCGGCCGTCTGACGTCCGCCACCATCGTGATCTCCCGCGCCACCGGCAAGATCACCGCCGTCTTCGATTCCGTCATCCCAGCGTCAGAATTCCCGTCGGGTACCCCGTACACCGACTACTCCCCCCATGTCCTGCTGCCGGGTCTGGTGGATGCTCATGTCCACCTGAACGAGCCCGGCCGGACGGAATGGGAGGGTTTCTACACCGGCACCCAGGCCGCTGCCTTTGGCGGCGTCACGACTGTGATTGACATGCCCCTCAATGCCAtcccacccaccaccacggTGGCTGCgctgaaagaaaaaatccaGGCTGCCCAGCACAAGTGCTGGGTTGATGTCGGCTTCTACGGCGGCATCATCCCCGGCAATGCCGGTGACCTCAAGGCCCTCGTCCAGGAGGGTGTGCGCGGTTTCAAGGGTTTCTTGATTGACAGTGGT GTGGAGGAATTCCCCGCTGTGACCGCAGCGGATATCCAAAAGGCCATGGCCGAATTGGCGGACGAGCCCACGACGCTCATGTTCCACGCCGAGATGGTGCCTCCCACAACAGCCGGCGTCAGCATCGTGGACCACAAGTCCGAGCCGCCAGCGGGACCCATCGGCCCCCTGGAAGCCTACACCACCTTCCTGGCCTCGCGGCCATCCTCCTTTGAGACGTGCGCCATCGAACAGATCCTCTCACTGGCCTATCTCGCGCCAGAACTGCAGCTGCACATCGTCCACCTCTCAGCCATGGAagccatccccatcctccgGGAAGCGCGAGCCCGCGGCGTCAAAGTCACCGCCGAGACCTGCTTCCACTACCTCTCGCTAGCCGCCGAGGAAATCCGCGATGGCGACACCCGGCACAAGTGCTGCCCGCCCATCCGGTCCAAGCTGAACCAAGACGGTCTCTGgaccgagctggagaagcatGCCGGCGACGGGGTCATCCAAACCGTCGTCTCTGACCACTCGCCCTGCACGCCAGACCTCAAGCTCCTCCCCTCCCACGTACCGGGCGGCGAACACCTCAACGGCGCATTAACCTCCATCGCTGCCGAAGAAAACGGCAacttcttctcggcctggGGCGGCATCTCCTCCGTGGGCCTGGGCTTGCCCATCCTCTGGAGCGAGGTCAGCCGACGCAAGAACCTGAGCTCCGCgcccgacgacgagaacACCAGGAATGCCCTGCAGGACATCGTCAAGCTCTGCTGCGCCAACACCGCCGCCCAGGTCGGCCTGCAGTCCCACAAGGGCGATCTGAGAGTCGGCTTCGACGCTGATATCTGCGTCTTCGACGATGCTGCCGAGTGGGTCGTTGAGCCTAGCACGATGCTCTTCCGCAATAAGTGCTCGCCTTACCAGGGCCGTACGCTGCGCGGCATGGTTCGCGAGACATGGCTGCGTGGGGATCGCGTCTATAGTCATGATGAGGGCTTTGCAAGCAAGACTCCGACTGGCAAGCTGCTTCTCGAGAAACGGGTTTAA
- a CDS encoding uncharacterized protein (ID:PFLUO_004528-T1.cds;~source:funannotate), with product MFVYQLCDLPADPVFPADLEKLGYFVTENDQIRMISNPEEAFLYKINRNERWNELQKEAMNECIRRIVLDRLHKLGLETWRLPLSASPREAHVPILVSNNLPTASRIIVIFGEPSQDLGIWAYRTVGADSINAGSAVGFARAALNKNTALVLANTGQLIWHCGSGRAVAQPTWLSLPRSSACAGQPTMSYRNKIPGNSDWPEHVNHVFDTVLAPRVWCNGTEPRIDVVGVSEGGLAAFQYLKANWVKWRTHISAMSLAEPLHSSYDLEEDDLTDPASFAAFMSSRCRGYMLSDKPVGDRVAGYRDHGCNCYSSGEALNAECIMPMAWRHMLDWLDLTQADRNYAEQVMILASDVDDATREKLEELDVLEEAVDHALEAEAVLEEKHMELETPVLDLDGMEALNLDA from the exons ATGTTCGTCTATCAACTTTGCGATCTTCCTGCAGACCCTGTCTTCCCTGCTGATCTGGAGAAATTGGG ATACTTCGTCACGGAGAACGACCAGATTCGAATGATCTCCAACCCAGAGGAAGCCTTCCTTTACAAGATCAATCGCAATGAGCGCTGGAATGAGCTTCAAAAGGAAGCCATGAATG AATGCATCCGCCGCATTGTCCTAGACCGTCTGCACAAACTCGGTCTGGAGACCTGGCGCCTGCCTCTCTCAGCCAGTCCTCGCGAAGCGCATGTCCCCATCTTGGTCTCGAACAACCTGCCCACTGCATCTcgcatcatcgtcatcttcggcgagCCGAGCCAGGATCTGGGCATCTGGGCATATCGTACCGTCGGGGCCGACTCGATCAATGCCGGATCCGCTGTCGGGTTTGCGCGTGCTGCACTTAATAAAAATACGGCTCTTGTGCTGGCCAACACGGGCCAGTTGATCTGGCACTGCGGCTCCGGCCGAGCTGTCGCGCAGCCGACCTGGCTGTCACTTCCTCGGTCTTCGGCTTGTGCGGGTCAGCCGACTATGAGCTACCGCAACAAGATCCCCGGCAACAGCGACTGGCCCGAACATGTTAACCACGTCTTCGATACCGTGCTGGCTCCGCGCGTCTGGTGCAACGGGACGGAGCCACGGATTGACGTGGTTGGCGTGTCGGAGGGCGGGCTGGCTGCATTCCAGTACTTGAAAGCGAATT GGGTGAAATGGCGTACACACATCTCCGCCATGAGTCTCGCGGAACCATTGCACAGCTCCTacgacctggaagaagacgaccTGACCGACCCGGCCTCGTTTGCGGCGTTTATGTCCTCGCGCTGTCGCGGCTACATGTTGTCTGACAAGCCCGTCGGAGACCGGGTTGCGGGCTATCGCGACCACGGTTGCAACTGCTATTCGTCGGGTGAGGCTCTCAACGCCGAGTGCATCATGCCCATGGCCTGGCGGCATATGCTGGACTGGCTCGATCTGACCCAGGCGGATCGAAACTATGCGGAACAGGTGATGATCCTGGCGagtgatgtggatgatgctacgcgcgagaagctggaggagctggatgtgcTGGAAGAAGCGGTTGACCATGCGCTCGAGGCGGAGGCCgtgttggaggagaagcaTATGGAGCTGGAGACTCCGGTGCTGGACCTGGATGGGATGGAGGCGCTGAATCTGGATGCGTAG
- a CDS encoding uncharacterized protein (ID:PFLUO_004529-T1.cds;~source:funannotate) → MSKMASLFRPAKLDLGGFKNIRVIRDHNKRIAIEQTEPERQALRYIIRNTSLPARARAQAQLQLSQMHPYTRPTQVKNRCVDSGTARSVFRTFRINRFQFRMQALAGELPGVKKASW, encoded by the exons ATGTCCAAGATGGCGTCCCTCTTCCGGCCCGCGAAACTCGACCTGGGCGGGTTCAAGAACATCCGCGTGATTCGAGACCACAACAAGCGCATCGCCATCGAGCAGACCGAACCCGAACG ACAAGCCCTCCGCTACATCATTCGCaacacctccctccccgcccGTGCACGCGCCCAggcccagctccagctgtCGCAGATGCACCCCTACACCCGTCCGACGCAGGTGAAGAACCGGTGTGTCGACTCGGGGACAGCAAGGAGTGTCTTCCGGACTTTCCGGATCAACCGA TTCCAATTCCGCATGCAAGCACTGGCGGGCGAACTGCCTGGTGTCAAAAAGGCGAGCTGGTAG
- a CDS encoding uncharacterized protein (ID:PFLUO_004530-T1.cds;~source:funannotate): MSNASPNPEQGTLDAPSGPSPQSQRVLACVLCQQRKVKCDRKFPCANCIRFRVQCVPATVAPRQRKRRFPERELLMRIRKYEVLLRQNNVQFEPLHPNEPKESPSAEVDFGSNDEQARSARSDQSSPSTSAKHEEVNEIKDFWQVMTKHAHPDAEDEDDVSASDVNEVGVKKVWDQLFTDDNLLLGSRKTPAELSNLHPDPVQIFRLWQIYLNNVDPLLKVTHTPSLQPRLIEAASNMASISPTLEPLMFSIYSMAITSLTTDECQTTFGSAREDLLTRYHFGCQQALVNCGYLRTGDRECLTAFYLFLVSIGPGTDPRSLSSLLGVAMRIAHRMGIHSESASAKCTVLEAEMRRRLWWSLKIFDSRIGELADHKTIVLDPTWDCRIPRNVNDSDLRAEMKEPPPVQGISSEALFAVVRCEVGEFVRHSKAYLGFTNPSFKSFLSESAPQYGDMATLQRMIEDKYIKFCNPENPLHFMTIWSTRHFLAKYSLVEHYWKHSDSYGDQTAAQRDNAIGHALGMLESDTKILASPLTKGFLWMVHFYFPLPAYIHVLQDLRRRPSSNLADKAWEVMSDNYDVRVNTHEKVAESPIYDIFVKLVLPAWEAREAACNPTPNPPRIVSYVREAVRQQEQSTQAAGIEHMDLGMDDLNIPMPMPMSMPVGLGNYGLLYGAGGQDSSTGTEFGDPGQFNLFDWAAMDWDLAGRPVW; this comes from the exons ATGTCAAATGCATCACCAAACCCCGAGCAGGGCACGCTTGACGCGCCCTCGGGTCCATCACCACAGTCTCAGAGAGTGCTTGCATGCGTGCTCTGCCAGCAGCGCAAGGTGAAGTGTGATCGAAAGTTCCCATGCGCGAATTGCATCAGATTTCGGGTGCAATGTGTGCCTGCAACGGTGGCTCCGCGTCAACGAAAACGCAGATTTCCTGAACGAGAATTACTGATGCGTATCCGCAAGTATGAAGTCTTGCTACGACAAAATAATGTCCAGTTTGAGCCTCTTCACCCGAACGAGCCGAAGGAGTCTCCCAGCGCGGAGGTCGACTTTGGTTCAAATGATGAGCAAGCAAGATCCGCAAGGTCGGATCAGTCGTCTCCATCGACATCCGCAAAGCATGAAGAAGTGAACGAGATCAA GGACTTTTGGCAAGTAATGACCAAACATGCT CATCCggatgcagaagatgaggacgatgtcTCAGCGAGCGATGTGAATGAAGTTGGAGTCAAGAAGGTGTGGGATCAACTCTTTACAGATGACAACCTTCTCCTTGGCTCGCGCAAGACACCTGCCGAGCTGTCAAATCTACACCCGGATCCTGTACAGATATTTCGGCTCTGGCAGATCTATCTCAACAATGTTGACCCATTGCTCAAGGTCACGCACACTCCAAGCCTACAGCCGCGGCTCATCGAAGCTGCGAGTAACATGGCAAGCATAAGCCCGACCCTGGAGCCGCTCATGTTCAGCATATATTCCATGGCCATTACGAGCCTCACTACGGACGAATGCCAGACCACCTTTGGTTCAGCAAGGGAAGATCTTTTGACAAGGTACCATTTTGGTTGCCAGCAAGCGCTCGTGAACTGTGGGTATTTGCGAACTGGTGATCGCGAATGTTTAACGGCATTCTACCTTTTCTTG GTCTCAATTGGACCCGGCACAGATCCTCGATCTTTATCGTCTCTGCTTGGCGTCGCAATGCGGATTGCGCACCGTATGGGAATCCACAGCGAGTCGGCTTCTGCCAAATGCACTGTCCTCGAGGCCGAAATGCGGCGCAGACTCTGGTGGTCGCTCAAGATTTTCGATAGTCGAATCGGTGAACTAGCCGACCACAAGACTATTGTCCTGGATCCTACCTGGGACTGCAGAATTCCTCGCAACGTGAATGACTCTGATCTGCGagcagagatgaaagagcCCCCGCCAGTTCAAGGCATCTCGAGCGAAGCACTTTTTGCCGTTGTGCGCTGTGAGGTTGGCGAGTTCGTCCGCCATTCCAAGGCCTACCTTGGTTTTACCAACCCATCTTTCAAATCTTTCTTATCGGAATCTGCTCCTCAATATGGTGACATGGCCACTCTGCAGAGGATGATCGAGGACAAGTATATCAAGTTCTGCAATCCGGAGAACCCACTGCACTTCATGACCATCTGGTCGACACGACATTTTCTCGCTAAATACTCCCTTGTCGAACACTATTGGAAGCACTCCGACTCGTATGGGGATCAAACCGCAGCACAGCGCGACAACGCTATTGGCCATGCACTCGGGATGCTCGAAAGTGATACGAAGATATTAGCATCACCTCTTACCAAGGGTTTCCTGTGGATGGTTCATTTCTACTTCCCATTGCCAGCATATATCCACGTTCTCCAAGATCTCAGACGACGACCATCGTCCAATCTTGCCGACAAGGCCTGGGAAGTCATGAGCGATAACTATGACGTTCGCGTTAATACTCACGAAAAAGTCGCCGAGAGCCCGATCTACGATATATTTGTCAAATTGGTCCTTCCGGCCTGGGAAGCTCGTGAGGCAGCATGCAATCCAACGCCGAACCCACCCCGAATTGTATCGTACGTCCGGGAAGCCGTGAGGCAACAGGAGCAGAGTACACAGGCCGCAGGCATTGAACATATGGATCTTGGTATGGACGATTTAAACATAcccatgcccatgccgaTGTCCATGCCGGTGGGACTAGGTAATTATGGATTGCTCTATGGTGCAGGAGGGCAAGATAGCTCTACAGGAACAGAATTCGGTGATCCCGGACAGTTTAATCTGTTTGACTGGGCAGCAATGGACTGGGACTTGGCTGGGCGTCCTGTTTGGTGA
- a CDS encoding uncharacterized protein (ID:PFLUO_004531-T1.cds;~source:funannotate), which produces MSTSQPSIAIVGGGPAGLTIGLLLRNRGIPCTIFELRQKPTDEELAKPSGMLDLHEESGLAAIRECGLYDQFLKFTGECSEADKISDRDGNIIYEDKGEMSNRPEISRHNLINLLASHLPADSIQWGHKLLSASPQSDTKQTLLDFGTHGKHAFNLVIGADGAWSPVRKMLTDVKPQYANTQSIGMTIRHITTKYAHLAEFVGDGSFSALGNGHGVMSQRGPQDSARIYVFLTHEDEQFHISSGMAGQPATFAKDRLLKDDALLGQWGPIVRELVTVACDEEAADNPGAPVEIRPLYMLPIGTSWEHNPSATIIGDAAHLMCPWAGEGVNVAMWDSLLLSHEIIKAYEVSGKDGISFQSALAPALKDFEAEMVARAKGFSEEAVKNGKMLFGEDAAKAFAGFFLRMQEYVKNAQRETIV; this is translated from the coding sequence ATGTCGACTTCTCAGCCAAGCATCGCCATTGTTGGAGGTGGCCCTGCTGGATTGACAATTGGTCTTCTGCTTCGCAATCGAGGTATTCCATGCACGATATTTGAGCTCCGCCAGAAGCCCACCGACGAAGAGCTAGCCAAGCCTTCCGGGATGCTCGATCTCCATGAAGAGTCCGGTCTAGCGGCTATCCGTGAGTGCGGGCTATACGACCAATTTCTCAAGTTTACTGGTGAATGTTCCGAGGCAGACAAGATCTCGGACAGGGATGGCAATATTATTTACGAGGACAAAGGGGAGATGAGCAATCGCCCAGAGATCTCACGCCACAACCTCATAAATCTCCTAGCTTCGCATTTGCCGGCTGATTCGATCCAATGGGGACATAAACTTCTCTCAGCTTCCCCACAAAGCGACACTAAGCAGACCTTGCTCGATTTTGGTACCCACGGCAAGCATGCTTTCAACCTGGTCATTGGCGCAGACGGGGCCTGGTCCCCTGTTCGCAAGATGTTGACAGATGTGAAGCCGCAATACGCGAACACACAGAGCATTGGTATGACCATCCGGCATATTACAACCAAATACGCGCACCTGGCAGAGTTcgtcggcgatggcagctTCTCCGCGCTCGGTAATGGACACGGCGTCATGTCTCAACGCGGACCGCAAGACTCGGCTCGCATCTATGTCTTCCTCACCCATGAAGATGAGCAATTTCATATCTCATCAGGAATGGCTGGCCAACCGGCTACATTTGCCAAGGACCGACTCTTGAAGGATGATGCACTGCTTGGCCAATGGGGTCCCATCGTCAGAGAGTTGGTGACTGTCGCCTGCGACGAGGAGGCGGCTGACAACCCAGGCGCCCCGGTCGAGATTAGGCCGCTCTATATGCTCCCCATTGGTACTTCATGGGAACACAATCCCAGCGCGACGATCATTGGTGATGCAGCGCATTTGATGTGTCCATGGGCTGGCGAGGGAGTCAACGTGGCCATGTGGGACTCACTGTTGCTCTCTCATGAAATTATTAAAGCTTATGAGGTTTCCGGGAAAGATGGCATCTCGTTCCAGAGCGCACTGGCTCCGGCGTTGAAGGACTtcgaggcggagatggtggcTCGCGCAAAGGGGTTCTCAGAGGAAGCCGTCAAGAACGGAAAGATGTTATTTGGGGAGGATGCCGCGAAGGCTTTCGCTGGATTCTTTCTCAGAATGCAGGAATATGTTAAGAATGCACAGCGTGAGACGATTGTCTGA
- a CDS encoding uncharacterized protein (ID:PFLUO_004532-T1.cds;~source:funannotate), which yields MAKESNFFTDLDPAMPFVQQLKQSCGPVTLVNTFIVPEGKMDDFLDVWKSDAGIMKAQPGFLSAQLYGGVDSNVIINVANWETSTNLADAIMQPKFQANLKKYPEGLKVLPQLLQKMAIPNFCTA from the coding sequence ATGGCCAAAGAATCTAACTTTTTCACCGACCTTGACCCAGCTATGCCGTTTGTCCAACAACTTAAGCAGAGCTGTGGTCCTGTCACTCTGGTCAATACATTTATTGTACCCGAAGGCAAGATGGACGACTTCCTCGATGTGTGGAAGTCCGATGCGGGGATTATGAAGGCCCAACCCGGGTTTCTCTCTGCACAACTTTACGGCGGCGTGGACAGCAATGTCATCATCAACGTTGCCAATTGGGAAACTTCCACCAATCTCGCCGACGCGATAATGCAGCCAAAATTTCAAGCGAATCTCAAGAAGTACCCGGAAGGCCTCAAGGTCCTTCCTCAACTTCTGCAAAAGATGGCCATTCCGAATTTTTGCACGGCGTGA
- a CDS encoding uncharacterized protein (ID:PFLUO_004533-T1.cds;~source:funannotate), protein MNAFPPGYRVAQAIGFTGAAWLSGNIAALSMNAAPALLRARSEDHLPVTNMVKLWRNLFESGKSQNPPIAALTASAFFYLAWSTRSSSPFFRQVARNSTTLYSTAAILTLSIVPYTLATMSSTNNALLAKTKLDSEPTAQASVEIEELVSKWISLNGFRSLLPLAGGLLGIFAALA, encoded by the exons ATGAATGCATTCCCTCCTGGCTATCGTGTCGCCCAAGCCATTGGCTTCACAGGCGCTGCCTGGTTATCTG GCAATATTGCCGCTCTAAGCATGAATGCTGCACCTGCGCTCCTGCGTGCCCGGAGCGAAGACCATCTGCCTGTCACAAACATGGTTAAGCTCTGGCGGAATCTGTTCGAATCAGGAAAATCTCAGAATCCTCCTATTGCAGCGCTCACCGCGTCTGCCTTTTTCTATCTTGCGTGGTCTacgcgctccagctcgccgtTTTTCCGTCAAGTCGCGCGCAACAGCACTACACTGTACAGCACAGCGGCTATTTTGACACTCAGCATTGTACCTTACACTCTTGCTACAATGAGCAGTACTAATAATGCGCTTTTGGCCAAGACCAAATTGGATTCCGAACCAACTGCCCAGGCTAGtgtggagattgaggagCTTGTAAGCAAGTGGATCTCGCTCAATGGCTTCCGAAGCCTCCTACCGTTAGCAGGTGGCCTGCTGGGAATTTTCGCCGCCCTCGCGTAA
- a CDS encoding uncharacterized protein (ID:PFLUO_004534-T1.cds;~source:funannotate): MTTNPAPAPLIDRSVTLRCVGDWGQANFHRILSWLTQEFCDRAGPRSRTAIWSLRDGGLDSVLQVHDGEADIGIATPATLLGASITGDEIFERHGPLSDLRALAVLPQRDRMMFAINSQLGVSSFAEIRDNKLPLHIAVSENDGTNFIGYVSAQILEAHGLDEQTVCSWGGSWVKACRPEQVIDLIETGKANAVMQEAIMTPWWRNLVESRKVTPLNLETTALEKLSTRIGFQKAPVTANFWSTVQHDVQCVDFSDFVVLVRADMPDDVAHLLTWCLVETRQTLEAQFLHLPPERSPVSYPLNPVKMAQSTIPLHPAAERFYRENGYLKHEST, translated from the coding sequence ATGACTACCAATCCAGCACCTGCGCCTCTTATTGACCGATCTGTGACACTCCGTTgtgttggagattggggaCAAGCCAACTTCCACCGCATCTTGTCATGGTTAACCCAGGAGTTCTGTGACCGTGCGGGTCCTAGAAGTCGAACCGCTATCTGGTCCCTTCGCGATGGTGGGCTTGATTCCGTGCTTCAGGTTCACGATGGTGAAGCAGACATTGGGATTGCTACCCCAGCCACTCTTCTTGGAGCCAGCATTACAGGGGATGAGATATTCGAACGGCATGGTCCGCTATCGGATCTTCGAGCTTTGGCTGTCCTTCCTCAGAGAGACCGTATGATGTTCGCTATCAATTCGCAATTGGGAGTGTCATCCTTTGCCGAAATTCGGGACAACAAACTCCCTCTACATATCGCAGTCTCCGAAAATGATGGCACCAATTTCATTGGCTACGTCTCAGCTCAAATTTTGGAAGCTCATGGACTCGATGAACAAACTGTCTGCTCGTGGGGTGGCTCTTGGGTCAAAGCCTGTCGCCCCGAGCAAGTGATCGATTTGATAGAGACTGGCAAGGCCAATGCGGTGATGCAGGAGGCCATTATGACTCCTTGGTGGAGAAACCTAGTGGAGAGTCGCAAGGTCACTCCCTTGAATCTCGAAACCACGGCCCTGGAGAAACTCTCAACCCGCATTGGTTTCCAGAAAGCTCCTGTGACTGCAAACTTCTGGAGTACTGTCCAGCATGATGTTCAATGTGTGGACTTTTCCGACTTCGTTGTTTTAGTGCGCGCAGATATGCCCGATGACGTTGCGCATCTTCTCACATGGTGCCTTGTTGAGACGAGACAAACCCTTGAAGCACAGTTTCTCCACCTCCCACCGGAGCGTAGCCCTGTTTCATACCCCTTGAATCCTGTAAAAATGGCCCAGTCGACGATCCCGCTTCATCCGGCTGCAGAAAGATTCTATCGGGAGAATGGCTACTTGAAACATGAGAGCACTTAG